A single window of Maylandia zebra isolate NMK-2024a linkage group LG2, Mzebra_GT3a, whole genome shotgun sequence DNA harbors:
- the cxcl14 gene encoding C-X-C motif chemokine 14 yields MRGCTTVLLLLVVALCCLSAEAYKCRCTRKGPKIRYKDVQKLEIKPKHPFCQEKMIFVTMENVSRFKGQEYCLHPKLQSTKNLVKWFRIWKDKHRVYEA; encoded by the exons ATGCGTGGGTGCACGACGGTGCTGCTTTTGTTAGTGGTGGCCTTATGCTGCCTGAGCGCAGAAG CTTACAAGTGCAGGTGCACCAGAAAAGGGCCCAAGATCCGATACAAGGATGTACAGAAGCTGGAGATCAAACCCAAACACCCGTTCTGTCAGGAGAAGATGATATT TGTGACAATGGAGAATGTGTCTCGGTTCAAGGGGCAGGAGTACTGTCTTCATCCCAAACTTCAGAGCACTAAGAACCTGGTCAAATGGTTCCGCATCTGGAAGGACAAGCACAG GGTGTATGAAGCATAA